The proteins below are encoded in one region of Halococcus sediminicola:
- a CDS encoding GNAT family N-acetyltransferase, with product MELHEPETDSIERIRELIESTLTASYALSPQQIEALLEDDFSEEQLAEAFEDPDSITLVAESTINGDETTIGGIVEARFADGEGAIRWLFVDPEHRGKGIGTRLFETAIETLHKQDVERIEASTFEANREGDQFFERLGFEQTDDRQVEVAGESLVEHVYADRSTDAETAGDFNIEEDSNADLPNTETTNGVITATADNGQQVYIDQTEDDSGTEGAFLVAYTDEEHTDQFGYYCANCGSLDTSMDDMGRIECTNCSNVHAERSAEAYDNSYL from the coding sequence ATGGAACTGCACGAACCTGAAACAGATAGCATCGAACGAATACGCGAGCTTATCGAGAGCACGCTGACCGCCTCGTATGCGCTGAGTCCGCAGCAGATCGAAGCTCTCCTTGAAGATGATTTCAGCGAAGAACAGCTCGCGGAAGCCTTCGAAGATCCCGATTCGATCACGCTTGTCGCGGAAAGCACCATCAACGGAGACGAAACCACGATAGGCGGCATCGTCGAGGCGAGATTTGCTGACGGCGAGGGCGCGATTCGCTGGCTGTTTGTCGACCCGGAACATCGTGGCAAGGGAATCGGCACTCGGCTGTTCGAAACTGCAATCGAGACGCTCCACAAGCAGGATGTCGAACGCATCGAAGCAAGTACTTTCGAAGCCAACAGGGAAGGCGACCAGTTTTTCGAGCGACTCGGGTTCGAGCAAACTGACGACCGTCAGGTCGAGGTCGCAGGTGAATCGCTCGTGGAGCACGTCTACGCTGACCGCTCAACAGACGCTGAAACGGCGGGCGACTTCAACATAGAAGAGGACTCTAATGCCGATCTCCCGAATACAGAGACGACGAACGGTGTCATAACTGCAACGGCCGACAATGGTCAACAAGTATATATCGATCAGACTGAGGACGATTCAGGTACCGAAGGGGCGTTTCTCGTCGCGTATACCGACGAAGAGCATACCGATCAGTTCGGCTACTACTGCGCTAACTGTGGATCGTTAGATACATCGATGGATGACATGGG